A single region of the Enterobacter cloacae complex sp. R_G8 genome encodes:
- a CDS encoding PapC/FimD family outer membrane usher protein — MSVKLKTNLTIIALLVMNCCYAAMARGEERVEFNTDVLDASDRTRIDLSRFATDNYVTPGDYLLDIRVNGQSVGQEKIRYVESPEGNRTLPCISGDLLDKLALKEGARSQIAQIYENCYSLQRLSGAKLSNYAGVLDITVPQAWMKYNDPDWTPPERWDEGIAGLIFDYSINGQLTRQFSDNKNYSAISGYGQAGANIGGWRIRGEYQTSYYSQHHQSSFDWNQIYAYRPLPMMAAKLTLGEIYLNSQVFDTLRFTGINLASDERMLPPALQGYAPEIHGIARSNAKVTVSQSGRVIYETTVPAGPFNIQDLRSSVRGTLDVRVEEQDGSVSLFQVNTASIPYLTRPGYVRYNLSGGTPSRYNHSLKGPTFLSGDFSWGISNAWSLYGGLQSSGEAYTAASVGIGRDLNALGAISLDATESWSREPDGKRLKGTSYKLSYAKTFDEYNSSITFAGYRFSQEDFRTMTQYLDERYQGYDHVGREKQLYTITGSKTFWAGEAGKATTVFLTWTHQNYWNQRSQDRYGMSVGRAFRIGDINGINANLSAYRTDYKGRKDDSISLSLSVPIGDNTWAGLDVQTNNGKTSPMASYTDNSDFNNLWRVRAGASQNSNASVDGYYLHRSQWAEINTNASYQQNEFMALSTTLRGGFTATRHGAAMHNSGATMNTARVMVDTNGIGGVPLNGEKSRTNRFGIAVVPDVVSYNSFDTRVDVDAMDGDIEPARAISTSTLTEGAIGYQAFGMAKGMKMMGTLRLVDNSVPPFGAEIYNADGVSVAMVLEDGKAWLAGINTNETLNVMWGGKQQCKVTVPPGENNGRSDMLLPCR; from the coding sequence ATGTCAGTAAAATTAAAAACGAATCTTACAATTATTGCTCTCCTGGTGATGAATTGCTGCTATGCAGCAATGGCGCGCGGAGAAGAGCGCGTTGAGTTTAATACTGATGTTCTGGATGCTTCAGATCGTACCCGTATTGATCTGTCACGTTTTGCGACAGATAACTATGTCACACCTGGTGATTATCTGCTGGATATCCGTGTTAACGGCCAGTCGGTAGGCCAGGAGAAAATCCGTTATGTGGAATCGCCTGAAGGCAATCGTACGCTGCCGTGTATCAGCGGTGACCTGCTGGACAAACTGGCGCTGAAAGAAGGCGCACGTTCACAGATCGCTCAAATCTATGAAAACTGCTATTCCCTGCAGCGTTTGTCGGGCGCGAAATTAAGCAACTATGCCGGCGTGCTTGATATCACCGTGCCGCAGGCATGGATGAAGTACAACGATCCTGACTGGACGCCGCCTGAACGTTGGGATGAAGGTATTGCCGGCCTGATTTTTGACTACAGCATTAACGGGCAGCTGACTCGTCAATTCAGCGACAATAAAAACTACAGCGCGATATCAGGTTACGGTCAGGCGGGAGCTAACATCGGCGGCTGGCGCATACGCGGTGAATATCAGACCAGCTACTACAGCCAGCACCATCAATCCAGTTTTGACTGGAACCAGATCTACGCCTACCGGCCGTTGCCGATGATGGCGGCAAAACTGACGCTGGGGGAGATTTACCTGAACTCGCAGGTTTTCGATACGCTGCGATTTACCGGGATTAACCTCGCCAGCGATGAGCGGATGCTGCCGCCTGCGCTGCAGGGCTATGCGCCTGAAATCCACGGTATTGCTCGCTCGAATGCCAAAGTGACCGTCAGTCAGAGCGGGCGCGTCATCTATGAAACTACCGTCCCCGCCGGACCGTTCAATATTCAGGATTTGCGCAGTTCAGTGCGCGGTACGCTCGATGTACGCGTTGAGGAGCAGGATGGCTCGGTATCGCTGTTCCAGGTGAATACCGCCAGCATTCCGTATCTCACGCGTCCGGGCTATGTTCGTTACAACCTCTCTGGTGGCACGCCGTCCCGCTATAACCACTCGCTAAAGGGACCGACGTTCCTGTCTGGCGATTTCTCCTGGGGGATCAGCAACGCGTGGTCGCTGTACGGTGGCCTGCAGTCATCGGGTGAAGCCTACACTGCAGCCTCTGTGGGTATAGGTCGTGATCTGAACGCGTTAGGGGCGATCTCTCTGGATGCCACAGAGTCGTGGAGCCGTGAGCCTGACGGCAAACGCCTGAAAGGTACCTCATATAAGTTGAGCTACGCGAAAACCTTCGATGAATACAACAGCTCAATTACGTTCGCGGGGTACCGCTTCTCACAGGAAGACTTCCGCACGATGACGCAATACCTTGATGAGCGTTATCAGGGTTATGACCATGTCGGACGCGAGAAACAGCTCTACACCATTACCGGGAGTAAAACCTTCTGGGCCGGTGAGGCGGGTAAAGCGACGACCGTCTTTCTTACCTGGACCCACCAAAACTACTGGAATCAGCGCAGCCAGGATCGATACGGCATGTCCGTGGGGCGAGCCTTCCGCATTGGCGATATCAACGGCATCAACGCCAATCTTTCTGCTTACCGTACTGATTATAAAGGGCGTAAGGACGACTCAATCTCCCTCTCGCTGTCTGTGCCGATTGGGGATAACACATGGGCGGGTCTGGACGTCCAGACCAACAACGGTAAAACCAGTCCAATGGCGTCATACACCGACAACAGCGACTTCAACAATCTGTGGCGCGTTCGCGCGGGTGCCAGTCAGAACAGTAACGCCAGCGTTGACGGCTATTACCTGCACCGTTCGCAGTGGGCGGAGATTAATACCAACGCAAGCTACCAGCAAAATGAGTTTATGGCGTTAAGCACCACTCTGCGCGGCGGCTTTACGGCGACCCGGCACGGTGCGGCGATGCATAACAGTGGCGCAACAATGAACACGGCGCGGGTCATGGTCGATACCAACGGCATTGGCGGCGTCCCACTCAATGGTGAAAAGTCCCGGACTAACCGCTTCGGTATTGCCGTTGTACCGGATGTAGTGAGTTACAACAGCTTTGATACCCGCGTAGACGTCGACGCCATGGATGGCGATATCGAACCGGCCAGAGCCATCAGTACCAGCACCCTGACTGAAGGGGCCATCGGCTATCAGGCTTTTGGGATGGCGAAAGGGATGAAAATGATGGGCACGTTGCGCCTCGTTGATAACAGCGTCCCTCCTTTTGGGGCAGAAATTTACAACGCCGATGGCGTAAGCGTCGCCATGGTGCTGGAGGACGGAAAGGCATGGCTTGCGGGCATAAACACTAATGAAACCCTGAATGTTATGTGGGGGGGCAAACAGCAGTGCAAAGTAACCGTCCCGCCTGGAGAGAACAACGGACGTTCGGACATGCTTCTGCCGTGCCGTTAA
- a CDS encoding fimbrial protein: MKLNKVAMAVALTAALSSMSAFADTTNGQIEFQGELVNTACGLAPGSSPVSVDFGQIPVSALANGARAGNVHQNIELQHCDTTVAQTAEITYSPTSVNPTDTSLAAFTSGTASGAGIGLRDSASQDVVWGNATTPVQLVDGTNTIPFVAYVKAESASATVTAGSFQSTVNFEIAYQ; this comes from the coding sequence ATGAAACTGAATAAAGTTGCTATGGCTGTTGCTTTGACCGCAGCTCTGAGTTCAATGTCTGCATTCGCTGATACGACGAATGGCCAGATTGAATTCCAGGGTGAACTGGTGAATACCGCATGTGGTCTGGCGCCAGGCTCAAGCCCGGTAAGCGTTGATTTTGGCCAAATTCCAGTTTCTGCACTGGCTAATGGTGCGCGCGCCGGAAATGTACATCAGAACATTGAACTGCAGCACTGTGACACCACCGTTGCACAAACAGCTGAGATAACGTACTCCCCAACCAGCGTAAACCCAACGGATACGTCTCTGGCTGCCTTCACTTCTGGTACTGCGTCGGGCGCTGGTATTGGCCTGCGTGACAGTGCCAGCCAGGACGTCGTCTGGGGTAACGCAACCACGCCTGTTCAGTTGGTTGATGGCACCAACACCATTCCGTTCGTGGCATATGTGAAAGCAGAAAGCGCAAGTGCGACCGTAACGGCAGGTTCCTTCCAGTCAACGGTTAACTTCGAGATTGCTTATCAGTAA
- a CDS encoding nickel/cobalt transporter — protein MTTQRLTRDWRIPGAGLMTLLLLIAGFTLHAHWGAFIQWCLATQITLHRYLVMYLLQLNNHQYSGGLWLLTGAFLYGVLHAIGPGHGKFIVTTYLSTNKESDLAARVVPFFGSMLQGVSAILFVFILAVGFNLASGDISTSRWYVEKISAVLIGAFGAFVIYQALKSLRPRRMRISAITPLHQHDEQCGCGHHGAGADLTQGDWKTRLGVILAIGARPCSGAIMILMFSNALGIVTWGMAAVMTMSLGTALSIMGLSLAVRYARERTVSWFGGSTSLNWLVPAVKIAGGIVLILFATILFLTVIPISANGDYIAAGC, from the coding sequence ATGACCACACAACGCCTCACCCGAGACTGGCGGATCCCTGGCGCAGGCCTCATGACGCTGCTGCTTCTTATTGCAGGCTTCACTCTGCACGCACACTGGGGTGCTTTCATCCAGTGGTGCCTTGCCACACAAATTACCCTGCACCGTTATCTGGTGATGTACCTTCTGCAGCTTAATAACCATCAGTACAGCGGTGGATTATGGCTTTTAACCGGCGCTTTCCTCTATGGCGTACTTCATGCTATCGGGCCGGGGCACGGCAAATTTATTGTCACGACCTATCTCAGTACCAATAAAGAGAGCGACCTTGCCGCCCGGGTTGTCCCTTTTTTTGGCAGTATGCTGCAGGGCGTCAGCGCCATTCTGTTTGTGTTTATTCTGGCGGTGGGGTTTAACCTGGCTTCAGGGGATATCAGTACCAGCCGCTGGTATGTCGAGAAGATAAGCGCGGTCCTTATTGGCGCATTCGGCGCGTTTGTCATTTACCAGGCGCTGAAAAGCCTGCGTCCGCGCAGGATGAGGATCTCCGCCATTACGCCTCTTCATCAGCATGACGAACAGTGTGGCTGCGGCCATCACGGCGCAGGTGCAGACCTGACGCAGGGTGACTGGAAAACCCGTCTGGGTGTGATTCTGGCGATCGGTGCGCGTCCGTGTAGCGGGGCCATTATGATCCTGATGTTCTCGAACGCGCTGGGCATTGTCACCTGGGGAATGGCTGCGGTAATGACCATGTCGCTGGGAACCGCGCTGTCGATTATGGGGCTATCGCTGGCTGTGCGTTACGCCCGCGAGCGTACGGTTTCCTGGTTTGGCGGCAGCACCTCGCTGAACTGGCTGGTTCCGGCGGTCAAGATTGCTGGCGGGATTGTTCTGATCCTGTTTGCGACCATCCTGTTCCTGACGGTGATCCCCATCAGCGCCAATGGCGATTACATCGCCGCAGGATGCTAA
- the proP gene encoding glycine betaine/L-proline transporter ProP: protein MLRRKKIKPITLRDVTIIDDAKLRKAITAASLGNAMEWFDFGVYGFVAYALGKVFFPGADPSLQMIAALGTFSVPFLIRPLGGLFFGMLGDKYGRQKILAITIVIMSISTFCIGLIPSYATIGIWAPILLLLCKMAQGFSVGGEYTGASIFVAEYSPDRKRGFMGSWLDFGSIAGFVMGAGVVVLISTVVGEENFLDWGWRIPFFLALPLGIIGLYLRHALEETPAFQQHVDKLEQGDREGLQDGPKVSFKEIATKHWRSLLVCIGLVISTNVTYYMLLTYMPSYLSHNLHYSEDHGVLIIIAIMVGMLFVQPIMGLLSDRFGRRPFIILGSVALFALAIPAFILINSNVLGLIFAGLLMLAVILNCFIGVMASTLPAMFPTHIRYSALAAAFNISVLIAGLTPTLAASLVESTQNLMMPAYYLMVIAVIGLITGITMKETANRPLKGATPAASDIQEAKEILREHYDNVEQKIEDIDAEIEELQKKRSRLVDQHPRINE, encoded by the coding sequence ATGCTTAGAAGGAAAAAGATTAAACCCATCACGCTTCGCGACGTCACCATCATCGATGATGCAAAACTGCGTAAAGCGATCACTGCCGCCTCGCTCGGTAATGCGATGGAATGGTTCGATTTTGGTGTCTATGGCTTTGTGGCCTATGCGTTAGGTAAAGTGTTTTTCCCCGGCGCCGACCCCAGCCTGCAGATGATTGCCGCGCTGGGTACGTTCTCGGTTCCCTTCCTTATTCGCCCGCTGGGTGGTCTGTTCTTCGGTATGCTCGGTGATAAGTACGGCCGTCAGAAGATCCTCGCTATCACCATTGTCATTATGTCGATCAGTACGTTCTGTATCGGCCTTATCCCCTCCTATGCCACGATTGGTATCTGGGCGCCGATTCTGCTGCTGCTGTGTAAGATGGCTCAGGGCTTCTCCGTCGGGGGAGAGTATACCGGTGCCTCGATCTTCGTTGCAGAGTACTCCCCGGACCGTAAGCGTGGTTTCATGGGCAGTTGGCTGGACTTCGGTTCTATTGCCGGGTTCGTCATGGGCGCGGGCGTGGTGGTGCTGATTTCGACCGTGGTCGGTGAAGAGAACTTCCTGGATTGGGGCTGGCGTATCCCGTTCTTCCTGGCGCTGCCGCTGGGGATCATTGGCCTGTACCTGCGTCATGCGCTTGAAGAGACGCCTGCATTCCAGCAGCACGTTGATAAGCTTGAGCAGGGCGATCGTGAAGGTTTGCAGGATGGCCCGAAAGTCTCCTTTAAAGAGATCGCGACCAAACACTGGCGCAGCCTGCTGGTCTGTATCGGTCTGGTGATCTCCACGAACGTGACTTACTACATGCTGCTGACCTACATGCCGAGTTATCTGTCGCATAACCTGCACTACTCGGAAGACCACGGTGTGCTGATCATTATCGCCATCATGGTGGGTATGCTGTTTGTGCAACCGATTATGGGTCTGTTGAGTGACCGCTTCGGCCGTCGACCGTTCATTATTCTGGGTAGCGTTGCGCTGTTTGCCCTTGCCATTCCGGCATTCATTTTGATTAACAGCAATGTGCTGGGCCTGATTTTTGCCGGCTTGCTGATGCTGGCGGTGATCCTCAACTGCTTCATCGGGGTGATGGCCTCTACACTGCCGGCCATGTTCCCGACGCATATCCGCTACAGTGCACTGGCGGCGGCCTTTAACATCTCAGTACTGATTGCCGGTCTGACGCCGACGCTTGCCGCCTCTCTGGTGGAAAGCACGCAGAATCTGATGATGCCCGCTTATTACCTGATGGTGATCGCGGTGATTGGATTGATTACCGGGATTACCATGAAGGAGACGGCGAACCGTCCTCTGAAAGGGGCGACGCCTGCGGCATCAGATATCCAGGAAGCGAAAGAGATCCTGCGCGAGCACTACGATAACGTCGAGCAGAAGATTGAAGATATTGACGCAGAGATTGAAGAACTGCAGAAAAAACGCTCCCGACTGGTGGACCAACATCCACGCATCAACGAGTAA
- the kdgT gene encoding 2-keto-3-deoxygluconate transporter, with product MKIKATIERIPGGMMLVPLVLGAILNTLAPDTGAYFGGFTKGMITGTVPILAVWFFCIGASINLRATGTVLRKSGTLVITKIAVAWVVAMVCALFIPENGIQTGFFAGLSVLAIVSAMDMTNGGLYASLMNQYGTKEESGAFVLMSLESGPLMTMLILGSAGLASFEPHHFVGAILPFLIGFALGNLDHDLRDFFSKATPVLIPFFGFALGNTINLNVILDTGLLGIVLGVAVIIITGIPLIIADRVIGGGNGTAGVAASSAAGAAVANPVIIAQINPAFEPVAASATALVAASVIVTAILVPIITALYAKRFGNLPEPDTEPKAVELHH from the coding sequence ATGAAGATTAAAGCCACAATAGAACGCATCCCCGGTGGGATGATGCTGGTTCCCCTGGTACTGGGCGCCATCCTGAATACCCTAGCACCTGATACGGGTGCTTATTTTGGTGGTTTCACAAAAGGAATGATCACGGGCACCGTTCCCATTCTCGCCGTCTGGTTCTTTTGCATCGGCGCATCTATTAACCTGCGGGCAACAGGAACCGTATTACGTAAATCCGGAACGCTGGTTATAACGAAAATTGCAGTGGCCTGGGTTGTGGCAATGGTCTGTGCGCTGTTCATTCCGGAAAATGGAATTCAGACCGGATTCTTCGCCGGATTATCCGTTCTGGCGATCGTCTCCGCGATGGATATGACCAACGGTGGTCTCTATGCCAGCCTGATGAACCAGTACGGTACAAAAGAGGAGTCAGGCGCGTTTGTGCTGATGTCTCTGGAGTCCGGTCCGCTGATGACGATGTTGATTCTGGGCTCGGCAGGGCTGGCCTCGTTTGAACCACACCACTTTGTCGGCGCGATCCTGCCGTTCCTGATCGGTTTTGCTCTCGGTAATCTGGATCACGATCTGCGCGATTTCTTCAGCAAAGCCACGCCGGTACTGATCCCGTTCTTCGGCTTCGCGCTGGGAAATACCATTAACCTGAACGTGATCCTTGATACCGGACTGCTGGGTATTGTCCTGGGCGTGGCCGTGATTATTATCACCGGCATTCCGCTGATCATTGCCGATCGCGTAATTGGCGGAGGAAACGGAACGGCAGGTGTAGCCGCCTCTTCAGCCGCAGGGGCCGCCGTGGCGAATCCGGTGATCATTGCCCAGATTAACCCGGCTTTCGAACCGGTTGCGGCCTCGGCAACGGCGCTGGTTGCCGCCAGCGTGATTGTCACCGCGATCCTGGTGCCGATCATCACGGCGCTGTACGCGAAGCGCTTCGGCAATCTCCCCGAGCCGGATACAGAACCGAAAGCGGTAGAGCTTCATCATTAA
- a CDS encoding diguanylate cyclase regulator RdcB family protein, translated as MTTQLLDGPGRTLECIHPKFMVDLVQGVDAARHTHLGPQQLQFRERLTQEIMTHTRLRPWAMAGMLNENAALRLGLAEKLAGMLDPGHLALTRMADKLVALRQQTTPRAQQSPGLVQQYAELSSHFIQRAAYKEKALTQRGLTVQAGEHSEQIFTRWRAGNYDGWSLAGRCYIVLEELRWGAFGDACRLANEDVAAMLKDNLRSMAANYLAQGINASPTTRHFYHQWLTTPSTPGIIDHKDMLGWLGDWCQADKHPVSWSVTQNWQTVALGMPRLCSAKRLVDGMVEEIFG; from the coding sequence ATGACAACACAGCTACTGGACGGTCCCGGGCGGACGCTGGAGTGTATCCATCCTAAATTTATGGTCGATCTGGTCCAGGGGGTAGACGCGGCGCGTCATACCCACCTGGGGCCGCAACAGCTGCAGTTTCGTGAGCGTTTGACTCAGGAGATCATGACGCATACCCGGCTGCGGCCCTGGGCTATGGCGGGAATGCTCAACGAAAATGCGGCTCTGCGCCTGGGGCTGGCGGAAAAACTTGCCGGTATGCTGGATCCGGGTCATCTCGCGCTGACGCGCATGGCAGACAAACTGGTTGCGCTGCGCCAGCAAACCACTCCACGTGCGCAACAGTCGCCGGGCCTGGTTCAGCAGTATGCTGAACTCTCTTCGCATTTCATTCAACGCGCGGCATATAAAGAAAAGGCGTTAACCCAGCGCGGGTTAACGGTGCAGGCGGGCGAGCATAGCGAGCAGATTTTTACCCGCTGGCGAGCCGGAAACTATGACGGCTGGTCGCTGGCCGGACGCTGCTACATTGTGCTGGAAGAGCTGCGCTGGGGAGCATTTGGCGATGCCTGTCGTCTGGCGAATGAAGACGTGGCGGCAATGCTTAAGGATAACCTGCGCAGTATGGCGGCAAATTATCTGGCGCAGGGGATCAATGCCTCTCCCACTACCCGCCATTTCTATCACCAGTGGCTGACTACGCCCTCCACGCCGGGGATCATCGATCATAAAGATATGCTGGGCTGGCTGGGGGACTGGTGTCAGGCGGATAAACATCCGGTGAGCTGGTCAGTGACACAAAACTGGCAGACGGTCGCGCTGGGTATGCCGCGACTCTGTTCGGCAAAGCGGCTGGTGGATGGGATGGTGGAAGAAATTTTTGGTTGA